A window of Streptomyces sp. NBC_00289 contains these coding sequences:
- a CDS encoding DUF5994 family protein — translation MADSDIPHTPPLLLPDAIHQAVKPGTALLRLETTRSREGLLDGAWWPRTRNIETELPALISVLTGHLGPITRVSVDASAWNGLPTRLVIDDQVVHLDSDPVGDDTVLITRGHNDHFALLVVPPDTTADAAREAMARAVHADNITQAAQILIATTPEPE, via the coding sequence ATGGCTGACTCCGACATCCCTCACACGCCCCCACTGCTCCTGCCGGATGCGATCCACCAGGCGGTCAAACCGGGTACGGCCCTGCTGCGGCTGGAGACCACGCGGTCCCGGGAGGGCCTCCTGGACGGCGCGTGGTGGCCCCGCACGCGCAACATCGAGACCGAACTGCCCGCGCTGATCAGCGTGTTGACCGGGCATCTCGGGCCGATCACCCGGGTCAGCGTGGACGCATCCGCCTGGAACGGCCTCCCGACCCGCCTGGTCATCGACGACCAGGTAGTGCACCTCGACTCCGACCCGGTCGGCGACGACACCGTCCTCATCACCCGCGGCCACAACGACCACTTCGCCCTGCTGGTGGTTCCCCCGGACACCACCGCCGACGCCGCCCGCGAAGCGATGGCCCGCGCGGTCCACGCCGACAACATCACCCAGGCCGCTCAGATCCTCATCGCCACCACGCCCGAACCCGAGTAG